One Phalacrocorax aristotelis chromosome Z, bGulAri2.1, whole genome shotgun sequence DNA window includes the following coding sequences:
- the HMGCS1 gene encoding hydroxymethylglutaryl-CoA synthase, cytoplasmic isoform X1 — MRGLPRRQPAMGFRSVSTTMPGSLPVNAESCWPKDVGIVALEIYFPSQYVDQTELEKYDGVDAGKYTIGLGQSKMGFCSDREDINSLCLTVVQKLMERNSLSYDCIGRLEVGTETIIDKSKSVKTVLMQLFEESGNTDVEGIDTTNACYGGTAALFNAVNWIESSSWDGRYALVVAGDIAVYATGNARPTGGAGAVAMLVGPNAPLIFERGLRGTHMQHAYDFYKPDMVSEYPVVDGKLSIQCYLSALDRCYTVYRNKIHAQWQKEGTDRRFTLNDFGFMIFHSPYCKLVQKSVARLLLNDFLSDQNPETANSVFSGLEAFRDVKLEDTYFDRDVEKAFMKASAELFNQKTKASLLVSNQNGNMYTPSVYGCLASLLAQYSPEQLAGQRISVFSYGSGFAATLYSIRVTQDATPGSALDKITASLSDLKTRLDSRKCIAPDVFAENMKIRQETHHLANYIPQCSVEDLFEGTWYLVRVDEKHRRTYARRPLMGDGPLEAGVEVVHPGVVHEHIPSPAKKVPRIPATTESEGVTVAISNGEH; from the exons ATGCGCGGGCTGCCGCGCCGGCAGCCGGCGATGGGATTTCGCAGCGT atctACCACAATGCCTGGGTCTCTTCCAGTGAATGCCGAGTCCTGTTGGCCCAAAGATGTGGGAATTGTTGCactggaaatatattttccctctCAGTATGTTGACCAGACAGAGCTGGAGAAGTATGATGGTGTGGATGCTGGGAAGTACACCATTGGGCTAGGCCAGTCAAAGATGGGCTTCTGCTCCGACCGGGAGGATATTAATTCTCTCTGCTTGACTGTGGTTCAGAAGCTTATGGAGAGGAACAGCCTTTCCTATGATTGTATTGGGAGATTAGAAGTTGGAACGGAGACGATAATTGATAAATCAAAATCTGTGAAGACTGTCCTGATGCAGCTTTTTGAAGAATCTGGTAACACGGATGTAGAAGGGATTGACACCACCAACGCGTGCTATGGAGGCACTGCTGCTCTTTTTAATGCTGTTAATTGGATTGAGTCCAGTTCTTGGGATG GACGTTATGCACTTGTTGTTGCTGGAGACATAGCTGTGTATGCCACTGGAAATGCCAGACCGACAGGTGGAGCTGGTGCTGTTGCTATGCTGGTTGGTCCAAATGCTCCGTTAATTTTTGAGAGAG GGTTGCGTGGAACCCACATGCAGCATGCGTATGACTTCTATAAACCAGACATGGTCTCTGAATATCCTGTAGTTGATGGCAAACTATCTATACAGTGCTACCTCAGTGCACTAGATCGCTGCTATACAGTCTATCGCAACAAAATCCATGCCCAGTGGCAAAAGG AGGGGACAGACAGACGTTTCACCTTGAATGACTTTGGATTCATGATCTTTCATTCTCCCTACTGTAAACTGGTACAGAAGTCTGTGGCTAGGCTATTGCTGAATGATTTTCTCAGTGACCAGAACCCGGAAACAGCAAACAGTGTTTTCAGTGGTCTGGAAGCTTTCAG GGATGTAAAACTCGAAGATACATACTTTGACAGAGATGTGGAAAAAGCTTTTATGAAAGCCAGTGCAGAGCTCTTCAATCAGAAAACCAAAGCTTCGTTACTTGTATCGAATCAGAATGGAAATATGTATACCCCTTCAGTCTATGGTTGCCTTGCCTCTCTTCTAGCCCA GTACTCCCCAGAGCAGCTCGCGGGGCAGAGAATCAGTGTGTTCTCATATggctctggttttgctgctaCACTGTATTCCATCAGAGTTACACAGGATGCTACTCCTG GCTCTGCACTGGACAAAATAACTGCCAGCCTTTCTGATCTCAAAACAAGACTTGACTCAAGAAAATGCATTGCACCTGATGTCTTTGCTGAAAACATGAAGATTAGGCAGGAAACACATCATTTGG ccAACTATATTCCCCAGTGTTCAGTAGAAGATCTCTTTGAGGGAACATGGTACCTTGTGCGTGTAGATGAAAAACACAGGAGAACTTATGCACGGCGTCCACTTATGGGTGATGGACCTCTGGAAGCAGGAGTTGAAGTTGTCCACCCAGGCGTTGTTCATGAG CACATCCCAAGCCCTGCTAAGAAAGTGCCAAGAATCCCTGCAACAACAGAATCTGAAGGCGTTACTGTTGCCATTTCCAATGGGGAACATTAA
- the HMGCS1 gene encoding hydroxymethylglutaryl-CoA synthase, cytoplasmic isoform X2, whose amino-acid sequence MPGSLPVNAESCWPKDVGIVALEIYFPSQYVDQTELEKYDGVDAGKYTIGLGQSKMGFCSDREDINSLCLTVVQKLMERNSLSYDCIGRLEVGTETIIDKSKSVKTVLMQLFEESGNTDVEGIDTTNACYGGTAALFNAVNWIESSSWDGRYALVVAGDIAVYATGNARPTGGAGAVAMLVGPNAPLIFERGLRGTHMQHAYDFYKPDMVSEYPVVDGKLSIQCYLSALDRCYTVYRNKIHAQWQKEGTDRRFTLNDFGFMIFHSPYCKLVQKSVARLLLNDFLSDQNPETANSVFSGLEAFRDVKLEDTYFDRDVEKAFMKASAELFNQKTKASLLVSNQNGNMYTPSVYGCLASLLAQYSPEQLAGQRISVFSYGSGFAATLYSIRVTQDATPGSALDKITASLSDLKTRLDSRKCIAPDVFAENMKIRQETHHLANYIPQCSVEDLFEGTWYLVRVDEKHRRTYARRPLMGDGPLEAGVEVVHPGVVHEHIPSPAKKVPRIPATTESEGVTVAISNGEH is encoded by the exons ATGCCTGGGTCTCTTCCAGTGAATGCCGAGTCCTGTTGGCCCAAAGATGTGGGAATTGTTGCactggaaatatattttccctctCAGTATGTTGACCAGACAGAGCTGGAGAAGTATGATGGTGTGGATGCTGGGAAGTACACCATTGGGCTAGGCCAGTCAAAGATGGGCTTCTGCTCCGACCGGGAGGATATTAATTCTCTCTGCTTGACTGTGGTTCAGAAGCTTATGGAGAGGAACAGCCTTTCCTATGATTGTATTGGGAGATTAGAAGTTGGAACGGAGACGATAATTGATAAATCAAAATCTGTGAAGACTGTCCTGATGCAGCTTTTTGAAGAATCTGGTAACACGGATGTAGAAGGGATTGACACCACCAACGCGTGCTATGGAGGCACTGCTGCTCTTTTTAATGCTGTTAATTGGATTGAGTCCAGTTCTTGGGATG GACGTTATGCACTTGTTGTTGCTGGAGACATAGCTGTGTATGCCACTGGAAATGCCAGACCGACAGGTGGAGCTGGTGCTGTTGCTATGCTGGTTGGTCCAAATGCTCCGTTAATTTTTGAGAGAG GGTTGCGTGGAACCCACATGCAGCATGCGTATGACTTCTATAAACCAGACATGGTCTCTGAATATCCTGTAGTTGATGGCAAACTATCTATACAGTGCTACCTCAGTGCACTAGATCGCTGCTATACAGTCTATCGCAACAAAATCCATGCCCAGTGGCAAAAGG AGGGGACAGACAGACGTTTCACCTTGAATGACTTTGGATTCATGATCTTTCATTCTCCCTACTGTAAACTGGTACAGAAGTCTGTGGCTAGGCTATTGCTGAATGATTTTCTCAGTGACCAGAACCCGGAAACAGCAAACAGTGTTTTCAGTGGTCTGGAAGCTTTCAG GGATGTAAAACTCGAAGATACATACTTTGACAGAGATGTGGAAAAAGCTTTTATGAAAGCCAGTGCAGAGCTCTTCAATCAGAAAACCAAAGCTTCGTTACTTGTATCGAATCAGAATGGAAATATGTATACCCCTTCAGTCTATGGTTGCCTTGCCTCTCTTCTAGCCCA GTACTCCCCAGAGCAGCTCGCGGGGCAGAGAATCAGTGTGTTCTCATATggctctggttttgctgctaCACTGTATTCCATCAGAGTTACACAGGATGCTACTCCTG GCTCTGCACTGGACAAAATAACTGCCAGCCTTTCTGATCTCAAAACAAGACTTGACTCAAGAAAATGCATTGCACCTGATGTCTTTGCTGAAAACATGAAGATTAGGCAGGAAACACATCATTTGG ccAACTATATTCCCCAGTGTTCAGTAGAAGATCTCTTTGAGGGAACATGGTACCTTGTGCGTGTAGATGAAAAACACAGGAGAACTTATGCACGGCGTCCACTTATGGGTGATGGACCTCTGGAAGCAGGAGTTGAAGTTGTCCACCCAGGCGTTGTTCATGAG CACATCCCAAGCCCTGCTAAGAAAGTGCCAAGAATCCCTGCAACAACAGAATCTGAAGGCGTTACTGTTGCCATTTCCAATGGGGAACATTAA